ACAAGGGCAAAGGTATTAAATATGCTGATGAAGTTATCAGACGTAAAGTTGGTAAGACTGGTAAGAAATAAGTAAGGAGAGTGTAAAAATGGTTAGTAAACAATCAAGAAGCGAAGTTCGCGTTAAAAAGCACGCTAGATTACGTAATCGTTTTGCCGGTACTGCAGAAAGACCACGTTTAGCTGTGTTCAGAAGTAATAATCATATGTATGCTCAAATTATTGACGATTCAGTTGGTAATACTTTAGCAGCTGCTTCAACAGCAGAAAAGGCAGTAAAGGCAGAGCTGGAACATACAAACAACGTAGAGGCTGCTGCATATGTAGGTACTTTAATTGCTAAGAGAGCATTAGAAAAAGGTATTAACACGGTTGTCTTTGATAGAGGCGGATTCATATATCACGGAAAAGTTAAAGCGCTGGCAGAAGCTGCCAGAGAAGCTGGACTGGAATTCTAGTAGAGAGGAGAATACAGCATGAAACGTACAATCATTGATGCAAGTCAGTTAGAATTAAATGACAGAGTTGTTGCTATCAAGCGCGTATCTAAAACTGTTAAAGGTGGACGTACCATGAGATTCTCTGCTTTAGTAGTTGTAGGCGATGGCAATGGACATGTAGGCGCAGGTCTTGGTAAGGCAGGAGAAGTTCCGGAGGCAATCCGCAAGGGAAGAGAAGCTGCTACTAAGAATCTGGTAGAAATCCCAATGGATGAAAACAACAGCGTACCACATGATTTTATCGGTAAATTCGGAAGCGCTACAGTATTACTGAAGAAGGCTCCAGAAGGTACTGGTATCATCGCAGGCGGTCCGGCACGTAACGTACTGGAGTTAGCAGGTATTAAGAACATCCGTACAAAATCTCTTGGTTCCAACAATAAAACTAACGTAGTTCTGGCAACTCTGGAAGGACTGTGCCAGATGAAAACTCCAGAGGAAGTTGCAAGACTTCGCGGCAAATCTGTAGAAGAGATTGTAGGCTAAGGAGGAGAACAAAATGGCAGAGAAGTTAAAAATCACATTAGTGAAATCTCCAATCGGGGCCGTTCCAAAGCAGAAAGCAACTGTAGCAGCATTAGGCTTAACAAAGCTTAATAAAACAGTTGAGATGCCAGACAACGGTGCTGTAAGAGGCATGATTCAGAGTGTAAGACACTTAGTAAAAGTAGAAGAAGCATAAATAGATTAGTAAGGAGGTGCAATCATGGATTTATCCAATTTACGACCTGCTGAAGGTTCTAAACACAGTGATAATTTCAGAAGAGGACGTGGTCACGGTTCAGGCAACGGCAAAACTGCAGGTAAGGGCCACAAAGGTCAGAAGGCTCGTTCTGGTGCTCCAAGACCAGGCTTTGAAGGCGGTCAGATGCCTTTATACAGACGTCTTCCAAAGAGAGGATTTACCAATAGAAATACAAAAGTTATTATTGGAATTAATGTAAATGCTCTGGAAAGATTTGACAATGACGCAGTAGTTACTGTTGAAACTTTAATCGAGGCTGGGATTGTTAAGAATCCACGCGACGGCGTTAAGATTCTTGGAAATGGCGAGTTAACCAAAAAGCTTACCGTAAAGGTAGACGCTTTCAGTGAAGGCGCAAAAGCTAAGATTGAAGCTTTAGGCGGAACCTG
The window above is part of the Lachnoclostridium edouardi genome. Proteins encoded here:
- the rplR gene encoding 50S ribosomal protein L18 — encoded protein: MVSKQSRSEVRVKKHARLRNRFAGTAERPRLAVFRSNNHMYAQIIDDSVGNTLAAASTAEKAVKAELEHTNNVEAAAYVGTLIAKRALEKGINTVVFDRGGFIYHGKVKALAEAAREAGLEF
- the rpsE gene encoding 30S ribosomal protein S5 translates to MKRTIIDASQLELNDRVVAIKRVSKTVKGGRTMRFSALVVVGDGNGHVGAGLGKAGEVPEAIRKGREAATKNLVEIPMDENNSVPHDFIGKFGSATVLLKKAPEGTGIIAGGPARNVLELAGIKNIRTKSLGSNNKTNVVLATLEGLCQMKTPEEVARLRGKSVEEIVG
- the rpmD gene encoding 50S ribosomal protein L30, whose translation is MAEKLKITLVKSPIGAVPKQKATVAALGLTKLNKTVEMPDNGAVRGMIQSVRHLVKVEEA
- the rplO gene encoding 50S ribosomal protein L15; protein product: MDLSNLRPAEGSKHSDNFRRGRGHGSGNGKTAGKGHKGQKARSGAPRPGFEGGQMPLYRRLPKRGFTNRNTKVIIGINVNALERFDNDAVVTVETLIEAGIVKNPRDGVKILGNGELTKKLTVKVDAFSEGAKAKIEALGGTCEVI